A window from Citrus sinensis cultivar Valencia sweet orange chromosome 5, DVS_A1.0, whole genome shotgun sequence encodes these proteins:
- the LOC127902361 gene encoding disease resistance protein At4g27190-like: MVEIIVSVVIEVGKCLAPSTERQFSYVRDYTSNFENLNTQVEKLEGEIVSIQHAVDEAERKREEIEENVQNWLAGANKAIVEIRHRLSKEAVRQLDAIVKLRKDGRFERISHSIIPEDTLLMSNKGYEAFESRMSTLNDILGALRNPDISMLGICGMGGIGKTMLEKEVARKAKNHKLFDLVVFSEMSQSPDIRKVQGEIADKLGLTFREESESGRARSLFSRLNREKRILVILDNIWEHLDLQVVGIPHGDDHKGCKVLFTARSLDVLSRKMDSQQNFLVGALEEEEAWRLFKKMAGDYVEGSELKCVARDVAKECAGLPVSIVAVARALRSAGIFKWKDALKQLRRPSSANFKHIQPEAYKAIALSYDKLEGEELKNLYLLIGFAYVESIDELLRYRVGLGLFQGISKLEEARDRVSTLVYELQASCMLLDEGLSMHDVIRDVAISIASAEKNVFTATGELFDGCMEWSDENAVKLYTSIVLRDIKTNVLPADRVLLECPQLKLFSVRADHQESSLLTIPNNFFERMIQVRVINLTYMNLLPLPSSLGLLSNLRTLSLCYCKLLDISVTGELKKLEILCLRGSDIQQLPVELGQLTRLKLLDLRDCSKLEVIPPNILSNLSHLEDLNIGDNSFDKWDVEVDGVKYASLDELKHLTSFELQIRDVNGLPRGFFFEKLERYRILIGDSWNWKYNICSRDFRIELNSKISLKDGLSVQLQGIEHLGLYGLHEQDVHNFVNELVKVGSSQLKHLWIEGCHDALNPAESKLLPNFEELRADAKHIATNNSLFPEDLICKLKCLEAEFGAESPTIFSLDDFQQRFHAMKVLRIGGGRHAQEAKEKAENGMESLLMNFSTSNFALVAVVIVDKDDDDVSAILFISNDQFLQQLFTLKKQPL; the protein is encoded by the exons atgGTGGAAATAATAGTTTCTGTTGTTATAGAAGTCGGAAAGTGCTTGGCTCCTTCTACAGAACGCCAATTTAGTTATGTGCGCGACTACACTAGCAACTTTGAGAATCTCAATACTCAAGTTGAGAAGCTGGAGGGTGAGATCGTAAGTATACAGCACGCGGTTGATGAGGCTGAAAGAAAAAGGGAAGAGATTGAAGAGAACGTTCAAAATTGGCTTGCAGGTGCTAACAAGGCCATTGTTGAG ATCCGCCATAGACTTAGCAAGGAAGCAGTGAGGCAGCTGGACGCTATAGTCAAGCTCCGGAAAGATGGGAGATTTGAAAGAATTTCCCACAGTATCATTCCTGAGGATACACTGCTTATGTCTAACAAAGGCTACGAGGCCTTTGAATCAAGGATGTCCACTCTGAATGATATTCTTGGTGCATTGAGAAATCCCGATATCAGCATGCTCGGGATTTGTGGAATGGGCGGCATTGGAAAGACGATGCTGGAGAAAGAAGTTGCAAGGAAAGCAAAAAACCACAAGCTCTTTGATCTTGTGGTTTTTTCCGAGATGTCCCAGAGCCCAGACATAAGAAAGGTTCAAGGAGAAATCGCAGATAAATTAGGTCTAACATTTCGTGAGGAGAGCGAATCGGGAAGGGCAAGGAGTCTTTTTAGCCGACTGAACAGAGAGAAGAGGATCCTTGTCATCTTAGATAATATTTGGGAACATCTTGATTTGCAGGTGGTAGGAATTCCTCACGGAGATGATCATAAGGGATGCAAAGTACTGTTCACAGCAAGAAGTCTAGATGTGTTGTCAAGGAAGATGGATTCTCAACAAAATTTCTTAGTTGGTGctttagaagaagaagaagcttggCGTCTATTCAAGAAGATGGCAGGTGATTATGTTGAAGGTAGTGAATTGAAATGCGTAGCAAGGGATGTGGCGAAGGAATGTGCGGGTTTGCCTGTTTCCATTGTGGCGGTAGCAAGGGCATTAAGGAGCGCGGGTATATTTAAATGGAAGGATGCGTTGAAACAACTAAGAAGGCCATCCTCAGCGAACTTCAAACATATACAACCAGAAGCATATAAAGCTATAGCGTTGAGTTACGACAAATTAGAAGGGGAGGAGCTCAAGAACCTCTATTTGCTAATAGGATTTGCTTATGTGGAATCCATTGATGAATTGTTAAGGTACAGAGTGGGATTGGGTTTATTTCAAGGTATCAGTAAGTTGGAAGAAGCACGAGATCGAGTAAGTACGTTGGTCTACGAACTTCAAGCTTCTTGTATGTTGCTAGATGAAGGCCTTTCTATGCACGATGTTATTCGCGATGTTGCGATATCAATTGCATCTGCAGAAAAAAATGTCTTTACGGCGACAGGTGAGCTGTTTGATGGTTGCATGGAATGGTCAGACGAAAATGCGGTAAAACTTTACACTTCAATCGTCTTACGTGATATCAAGACTAATGTGCTTCCAGCTGATCGAGTTCTACTGGAATGTCCTCAGCTAAAACTTTTTTCTGTACGTGCTGATCATCAGGAATcttcattattaacaattccAAACAACTTTTTCGAGAGGATGATACAGGTTAGAGTTATAAACTTGACTTACATGAATCTACTGCCACTGCCTTCATCACTTGGTCTCCTATCAAACCTTAGAACATTGAGTTTGTGTTATTGCAAATTGCTAGATATAAGTGTTACAGGAGAGTTGAAGAAACTAGAAATCCTTTGCTTAAGGGGTAGTGATATTCAGCAGTTGCCTGTAGAATTAGGTCAATTGACTAGGCTGAAGTTGCTTGATTTGAGAGATTGTAGCAAACTAGAAGTTATTCCACCAAATATATTGTCAAATTTATCCCATTTAGAAGATCTAAATATAGGTGATAATAGCTTTGATAAATGGGATGTGGAGGTGGACGGGGTCAAGTATGCTAGCCTTGATGAGTTGAAGCATTTGACCTCTTTTGAACTACAAATAAGAGATGTCAACGGTCTTCCGAGAGGCTTTTTCTTCGAGAAGCTGGAGAGGTACAGAATACTTATTGGAGATTCCTGGAATTGGAAGTACAACATTTGCAGTAGAGATTTCAGAATCGAGCTGAATTCCAAGATTTCCTTGAAGGATGGGCTGAGCGTGCAACTGCAGGGAATTGAACATCTTGGATTGTATGGACTGCATGAGCAAGATGtccataattttgttaatgaaCTAGTCAAAGTGGGCTCTTCACAACTCAAGCATCTCTGGATCGAAGGTTGCCACGACGCCCTTAATCCGGCAGAGTCAAAG TTATTACCCAACTTCGAAGAATTGAGAGCTGATGCGAAGCACATAGCAACAAATAACAGTCTATTTCCAGAAGACTTGATTTGCAAACTTAAATGTCTTGAAGCCGAGTTTGGTGCTGAGTCGCCTACTATTTTCTCACTTGATGATTTCCAACAGAGATTTCACGCCATGAAAGTTCTTCGTATAGGAGGAGGGCGTCATGCTCAGGAGGCAAAAGAAAAGGCTGAAAATGGGATGGAG TCATTGCTGATGAATTTCTCAACTTCAAACTTTGCATTAGTCGCAGTAGTCATTGTTGATAAAGACGACGACGATGTCTCTGCCATCctttttatctcaaatgatCAGTTTCTTCAACAACTATTTACACTTAAAAAACAGCCTCTATGA